One Chitinivorax sp. B genomic window carries:
- a CDS encoding M48 family metallopeptidase, whose product MLHRHTVQGGPHQLVYLQAYPETIQYQAQQLLLQNRLGALVQAKYPEGHPVQTDKALYQYATALKQEHLRNAPPLSKVQYDSKLGLIHHALGLNTAISRVQGGKLKAKSEIRVASLFKMAPAAFLKMIVVHELAHLRERDHNKAFYQLCAHMEPAYHQLELDLRLYLTHLDWSAQQTIST is encoded by the coding sequence ATGTTACATCGGCATACCGTCCAAGGCGGGCCACATCAACTGGTTTATCTGCAGGCTTACCCTGAAACCATTCAGTATCAAGCGCAGCAGCTGCTATTGCAGAATAGGTTGGGCGCGTTGGTTCAGGCCAAGTATCCTGAGGGGCATCCCGTCCAGACGGATAAAGCGTTGTATCAGTATGCGACCGCATTGAAGCAGGAACACCTGCGTAATGCGCCACCATTAAGCAAGGTGCAATACGATAGTAAGCTGGGCTTGATCCATCATGCGCTGGGGTTGAATACGGCGATATCGCGGGTGCAAGGCGGTAAGCTGAAGGCGAAAAGCGAGATACGTGTTGCATCGCTGTTCAAGATGGCGCCTGCGGCATTTCTGAAGATGATTGTGGTGCACGAGCTGGCGCATCTGCGTGAGCGTGATCACAACAAAGCGTTTTACCAGCTGTGTGCCCACATGGAGCCTGCCTATCATCAGCTGGAATTGGATCTGCGTTTATACCTGACCCATCTGGACTGGTCTGCACAACAGACCATCTCTACCTAA
- a CDS encoding DMT family transporter, whose product MKASIALPLQPERKFFDSYLGIAALAVTVLIWASFFLSLRAGARANLPPAELALVRFGPAGLVFLPVLISRWQRIVAVPKRYLLGMFAGSGLPYFLIAGLGMRHAPVSDGSTLIPGTIPLFVALLGGLLYRQVTPRNQYLALAMISIGASIMLAFNHGSGDVLQGYGLFLLGSLMWANFTVCLRLSGLKPMEGGAVVSTGSLILLLVWILLGHLPTTLLAMPISSLAFHGLIQGLGVGLLSTLSYAYAITRLGAPRAAAAGALTPVLASILAAPLFGELPGMASLAGMAIITAGVALASWPINRR is encoded by the coding sequence ATGAAAGCCAGCATTGCTCTGCCTTTACAGCCCGAGCGCAAATTCTTTGACAGTTATCTCGGTATCGCCGCATTGGCGGTCACGGTGTTGATCTGGGCCAGTTTTTTCCTGTCACTGCGGGCCGGCGCCCGTGCCAATCTGCCGCCCGCCGAGCTGGCATTGGTCCGTTTTGGCCCCGCCGGCTTGGTATTCCTGCCGGTATTGATCAGCCGCTGGCAACGCATCGTTGCAGTACCCAAACGCTATCTGCTTGGTATGTTTGCAGGTAGCGGGTTGCCCTATTTCCTGATTGCTGGCTTAGGTATGCGCCATGCGCCCGTCAGTGATGGCAGTACGTTGATTCCTGGCACGATCCCGTTGTTCGTCGCATTACTGGGTGGACTGCTCTATCGTCAGGTAACACCACGCAACCAATATCTGGCACTGGCCATGATCAGTATCGGTGCATCGATCATGCTGGCTTTCAACCATGGCAGCGGCGACGTGCTGCAAGGCTATGGCTTGTTCCTGCTGGGTAGCCTGATGTGGGCCAATTTCACCGTGTGCTTAAGACTGTCCGGCTTGAAACCGATGGAAGGTGGTGCGGTTGTTTCAACCGGCTCATTGATACTGTTGCTTGTCTGGATATTGCTGGGGCATCTCCCTACAACTCTGCTGGCAATGCCCATCTCATCGCTTGCATTTCACGGTTTGATTCAGGGACTTGGCGTCGGCCTGCTATCTACCTTGTCCTACGCCTATGCCATCACGCGATTGGGCGCGCCACGCGCCGCTGCAGCTGGTGCGTTGACGCCGGTACTGGCTTCAATACTGGCAGCACCGTTATTTGGTGAATTACCTGGAATGGCCTCATTAGCAGGTATGGCCATCATTACCGCAGGGGTCGCGCTGGCCAGCTGGCCGATCAATCGCCGCTGA
- a CDS encoding efflux RND transporter permease subunit, with product MNLSELCIRRPIATVLLTLSAVLLGVLSWQALPIAALPSFNTPTINVSASLPGASPETMASSVASVLEKQFSTIAGLSVVSSSSTLGNTSVTLEFIPDRDIDAAAADVQAALLRAQRSLPQEMTSLPSYRKVNPADTPILFLALNSPSLSLAQLNDYAENLVSPNLATLNGVAQVQVNGQKRYAVRVKVDPTQLAARDLTLDELALAIRNANANTPLGVVTGKQQVMTISANKQLANAAEFAKVIVASRNNLPVRLEEVATVEDSVENLRVGSWINGTRSITLAVLRQPDANTVATVDAIKAALPKLTEQLPDSVTIQLVNDRSRSIRESIHDVNLTLALTIALVIMVIFLFLRRAAATVIPALSLPVSLLTTVALMYWLGLSLNNISLLAITLAVGLVVDDAIVMLENIVRYVEAGMAPMQAALKGSREVAFTILSISLSLVAIFIPIFFMQGTIGLLFHEFAIVVTLAVLSSAVVSLTLIPMLCARYLKSEHELPPETRIVRSFEVAFNRMLGFYELTLGWALRHHRSMQLLALATFVVTAWLFTVIPKGFFPTEDTGLIQVSTEARQDMPYDEMVKLQQQVATLIGHHPAVDTVNSSVGGSQGSQYTGRLFINLKPKSERDKLDAVLEDLRKETRKVAGLSVFLNPVQNLRLGGRSGKSRYQYVMQAVQANELNQWAEKMQTAMRTDPLFRDVASDAQLKGLQARLDIDRERANVLGVDIQSIRNALYSAYGERQVSTIYGDTDDYSVLMEVDDANQRNEYDLGKLYVRSKSGQLIPLNTLARVDRVAGPTAINHQGQLQAITLSFNLAPGVPLGEAAKHIDTLQTRIGLPSNIITGWAGDAAAFQETQGSQTLLLVLAILVIYVLLGVLYESAIHPLTILAGLPSAAIGALLTLMIFGQELTTIAAIGILMLIGIVKKNAIMMIDFALDAQRTHQMTPQAAIREACVKRFRPIMMTTFAALMGALPIALGLGAGAELRAPLGLAVVGGLILSQAITLYITPVLYLLFDRLATKRSVSVPSPL from the coding sequence ATGAATCTGTCCGAACTATGCATACGCCGTCCGATCGCGACGGTGTTACTGACATTGAGCGCGGTACTGCTTGGCGTATTGTCGTGGCAAGCATTACCGATCGCCGCCCTACCTTCCTTCAACACACCAACCATCAACGTATCGGCCAGCTTACCGGGTGCCAGTCCGGAAACAATGGCTTCGTCCGTTGCATCGGTGCTGGAGAAACAGTTTTCCACAATCGCCGGGTTAAGTGTCGTCAGTTCGTCCAGCACGCTAGGTAACACATCAGTCACGTTGGAATTTATACCAGACCGGGATATCGATGCCGCAGCAGCCGACGTACAGGCCGCCTTGTTACGGGCGCAACGCAGCCTGCCTCAGGAGATGACTTCTCTCCCCTCCTATCGCAAAGTCAATCCGGCTGACACGCCCATCCTGTTTCTGGCGTTGAATTCACCTTCGCTATCACTGGCACAATTGAATGATTATGCCGAAAACCTGGTCTCCCCCAATCTGGCTACGCTGAATGGCGTCGCACAAGTACAGGTTAACGGGCAAAAACGCTATGCAGTGCGAGTCAAAGTAGACCCGACACAACTGGCCGCCAGGGATCTGACGCTAGATGAATTAGCCCTGGCTATCCGCAATGCAAATGCCAATACCCCATTGGGGGTGGTGACTGGCAAACAGCAGGTGATGACTATCAGCGCGAACAAGCAACTGGCCAATGCAGCTGAATTTGCCAAAGTGATCGTGGCCAGCCGCAACAACCTGCCTGTACGGCTAGAAGAAGTGGCCACAGTGGAAGACAGCGTGGAAAACCTGCGGGTCGGCAGCTGGATCAACGGCACCCGTTCGATCACATTAGCGGTCCTGCGGCAGCCAGATGCCAACACCGTCGCAACCGTGGATGCCATCAAAGCAGCCTTACCCAAGTTGACCGAACAACTACCCGATTCGGTCACTATTCAACTGGTCAATGATCGCTCCCGTTCCATCCGCGAATCGATTCATGATGTCAATCTGACTCTGGCATTGACCATTGCTCTGGTCATCATGGTGATCTTCCTGTTCCTGCGCCGTGCTGCTGCAACCGTCATCCCGGCGCTATCGCTGCCAGTTTCATTGTTGACCACGGTAGCACTGATGTACTGGCTTGGCCTGAGCCTGAACAATATCTCGCTGCTGGCCATTACACTGGCAGTGGGCCTAGTAGTAGATGACGCAATCGTCATGCTGGAAAACATTGTGCGTTACGTGGAAGCAGGCATGGCCCCCATGCAAGCCGCACTTAAGGGCTCACGTGAGGTGGCATTTACCATTCTGTCGATCTCGCTCAGCCTGGTGGCCATTTTCATCCCGATTTTCTTCATGCAGGGCACCATCGGTTTACTGTTCCACGAGTTCGCCATCGTGGTCACCTTGGCAGTGCTGTCATCAGCCGTGGTGTCACTCACGCTGATCCCAATGTTATGTGCACGTTACCTGAAGTCGGAGCACGAATTGCCGCCGGAAACTCGCATCGTGCGTAGTTTTGAAGTGGCATTCAATCGTATGTTGGGCTTTTACGAACTTACGCTGGGTTGGGCATTGCGTCACCACCGGAGCATGCAACTGCTGGCTCTGGCCACTTTTGTCGTCACCGCATGGCTATTCACCGTCATACCTAAGGGCTTCTTCCCCACAGAAGACACCGGGTTGATACAAGTCAGCACCGAAGCCCGGCAAGACATGCCTTACGATGAGATGGTGAAACTGCAACAACAGGTTGCCACGCTGATCGGCCACCACCCGGCGGTGGATACCGTCAACAGCTCCGTCGGCGGCAGCCAGGGCAGTCAGTACACCGGTCGGCTATTCATCAACCTCAAGCCAAAATCCGAGCGGGACAAGCTGGATGCGGTGCTGGAAGATTTGCGCAAGGAGACCCGCAAGGTTGCTGGATTGTCCGTGTTCCTGAACCCGGTACAAAATCTCCGTTTGGGTGGTCGCAGCGGTAAAAGCCGCTATCAGTATGTCATGCAAGCAGTTCAGGCCAATGAACTGAACCAGTGGGCAGAAAAAATGCAAACGGCCATGCGCACCGATCCGTTGTTCAGAGACGTGGCGTCCGACGCGCAGTTGAAAGGACTACAAGCTCGGCTGGATATTGACCGAGAACGGGCCAACGTACTGGGCGTCGATATCCAAAGTATCCGCAACGCACTGTATTCAGCCTATGGAGAACGGCAGGTATCGACGATCTATGGTGATACCGATGATTATTCGGTACTGATGGAAGTGGATGATGCCAACCAACGTAATGAATACGATCTGGGCAAGCTTTATGTGCGCAGCAAGAGTGGCCAGCTGATTCCCTTGAATACGCTGGCTCGGGTTGATCGGGTAGCAGGCCCAACTGCAATCAACCACCAAGGCCAGCTACAAGCCATCACCCTGTCCTTCAATCTGGCGCCAGGTGTACCACTTGGCGAAGCAGCTAAACATATCGACACCCTGCAAACGAGAATTGGCCTACCAAGCAACATCATCACCGGCTGGGCTGGCGATGCCGCCGCCTTTCAGGAGACACAAGGCAGCCAGACCTTGTTGTTGGTATTGGCCATTCTGGTGATCTATGTGTTACTCGGCGTCTTGTATGAAAGTGCAATTCACCCGCTGACGATTCTGGCCGGCCTACCCTCCGCCGCCATTGGCGCACTCTTGACATTGATGATATTTGGGCAGGAACTGACCACCATCGCCGCGATCGGTATCTTGATGTTGATTGGTATCGTCAAGAAAAACGCCATCATGATGATCGACTTTGCGCTAGATGCACAGCGTACCCATCAGATGACCCCACAAGCCGCCATACGCGAGGCCTGTGTCAAACGCTTCAGACCTATCATGATGACCACCTTTGCAGCGCTGATGGGTGCCTTGCCGATTGCGCTGGGCCTGGGTGCTGGCGCCGAATTGCGCGCCCCACTTGGTTTGGCCGTCGTAGGAGGATTGATTCTGTCACAAGCCATCACACTGTATATCACACCAGTGCTGTACCTGCTGTTCGACCGTTTGGCGACCAAACGTAGCGTAAGCGTGCCAAGCCCCTTATAG
- the prmC gene encoding peptide chain release factor N(5)-glutamine methyltransferase, producing the protein MPTYREFLKATGLDPVDARVLLCYALQVNAAWLAARQRDDMPITEQAKVLPLMARRQAGEPVAYITGEREFYSLPFQVSPSVLIPRPETELLVELALNRLLPDQAEYVLDLGTGSGIIAVTIAHHRPRAHVWAVDASTDALQIAQANAIKLAPGNVTCVKSDWYQALPGELQFHLIVSNPPYIVADDPHLATGDLRYEPISALTDHADGLACIRAIIVGAEYRLLPGGWLLFEHGYDQAAAVRQLLLTAGFEHVHSERDLAGIERVTLGQLPRSAIGDTIPE; encoded by the coding sequence GTGCCCACCTACCGTGAATTTCTCAAAGCGACTGGATTGGATCCGGTTGATGCCCGAGTCTTGCTTTGTTATGCCTTACAGGTGAATGCAGCCTGGTTGGCAGCCCGCCAGCGGGATGACATGCCAATTACTGAACAAGCCAAAGTTCTGCCATTGATGGCGCGTCGCCAAGCAGGTGAGCCAGTGGCTTACATTACCGGGGAGCGAGAGTTCTACAGCTTGCCATTTCAGGTTTCACCTTCGGTCTTGATACCGCGACCAGAAACCGAATTGTTGGTGGAACTGGCCTTGAATCGATTATTGCCGGATCAGGCGGAATACGTACTGGACCTCGGGACCGGCAGTGGCATTATTGCGGTGACGATTGCACATCATAGACCACGGGCTCATGTCTGGGCGGTGGATGCCTCGACTGATGCCTTACAGATTGCCCAAGCAAACGCGATAAAACTGGCTCCCGGCAATGTGACATGTGTGAAAAGCGATTGGTACCAGGCTTTGCCGGGCGAGTTGCAGTTTCACCTAATTGTGTCTAATCCCCCATATATTGTGGCGGATGATCCGCATCTGGCTACGGGCGATCTACGTTACGAGCCTATTTCCGCCCTGACCGATCACGCTGATGGCTTAGCGTGCATTCGCGCCATTATTGTTGGCGCAGAATATAGGTTGTTGCCTGGTGGGTGGCTTTTGTTCGAACATGGTTACGATCAAGCAGCAGCAGTCCGTCAACTATTGCTGACTGCTGGTTTTGAACACGTGCACAGTGAGCGTGACTTGGCGGGCATTGAGCGCGTTACTTTGGGCCAATTGCCTCGGTCTGCAATTGGCGATACAATTCCCGAGTAA
- a CDS encoding PLP-dependent aminotransferase family protein yields the protein MDTMQRPDLLYQRLADELMASIRHGTLKPGERLPSIRQIAKQRELSISTVTLALRTLENKGVVEAKPQSGYFVRRQSVIAASAPLVDICSPKAFIGVNAVVAKVRESCQNPSLEPLTSASPSPELLPTDKLMKLLARQARNARPECSASSRLLGSRTLRRQIARRYLELGFSATEDDILLAHGCMEGLNLALRAVAKPGDTIAVESPTYFVMLQLIETLGMKALEIPTDPHHGISLEALELATRNGAVQALFVVPNASNPLGVTLSLERKRQLVELMAARQIPVIEDDVFGDLQFSGPRPLPLKAFDQDGNVILVSSFSKTLSPGFSDGWIMPGRFRQQVEQLKLLNSGVMPNVLQLTLAEFLETGGYEHHLRQLRRALAQRVADMSELVLQYFPSGTRISQPAGGFVLWVELPTGVDTLTLHTRATAEHISFAPGPIFSPSGRFQHCLRLSCGFPVTTTTQHTLIRLSELIANG from the coding sequence ATGGACACGATGCAACGCCCCGATTTGTTATACCAACGCCTCGCTGATGAGCTGATGGCGTCGATTCGCCATGGTACATTGAAACCAGGTGAGCGATTACCGTCAATCCGCCAGATCGCCAAACAGCGTGAACTGAGCATATCCACCGTGACCCTGGCACTACGCACCCTGGAAAACAAAGGTGTGGTTGAGGCCAAGCCTCAATCTGGCTATTTTGTGCGCCGACAGTCGGTCATCGCCGCCTCTGCGCCACTGGTAGATATCTGTTCACCGAAAGCCTTTATCGGCGTGAATGCCGTCGTCGCCAAGGTACGCGAATCCTGTCAGAACCCATCACTGGAGCCACTGACCTCAGCCAGCCCAAGCCCAGAGCTTTTACCCACTGACAAATTGATGAAATTGCTGGCACGTCAGGCCCGCAATGCACGCCCGGAATGTTCGGCATCGAGTCGTTTACTTGGTAGCCGCACACTGCGCCGACAAATTGCCCGCCGCTATCTGGAGCTTGGCTTTTCTGCAACCGAGGACGACATTCTGCTAGCTCACGGCTGTATGGAAGGGTTGAACCTGGCATTGCGTGCAGTGGCCAAGCCTGGCGACACTATCGCGGTGGAATCGCCAACCTATTTCGTGATGCTGCAACTGATCGAAACACTGGGTATGAAAGCGTTGGAGATTCCAACCGATCCGCATCATGGTATTTCGCTGGAAGCACTGGAGCTGGCTACCCGAAATGGTGCTGTACAGGCATTGTTCGTGGTACCCAATGCCAGTAATCCATTAGGTGTCACATTAAGCCTAGAGCGTAAGCGCCAACTGGTGGAACTGATGGCGGCTCGACAAATCCCTGTGATTGAAGACGATGTATTTGGCGATCTGCAGTTCAGTGGGCCCCGCCCCTTACCACTGAAGGCATTCGATCAGGACGGCAATGTCATTTTGGTCAGCTCGTTCAGCAAAACATTATCCCCTGGATTCTCGGATGGTTGGATCATGCCCGGCCGTTTTCGGCAACAGGTGGAGCAACTCAAGCTACTGAATAGTGGCGTGATGCCGAATGTCTTACAACTAACATTGGCCGAATTTCTGGAAACCGGTGGATACGAACACCATCTGCGCCAATTGCGCCGTGCCCTGGCACAGCGAGTAGCAGACATGAGCGAACTGGTGCTTCAATATTTCCCAAGCGGCACGCGGATATCACAACCAGCCGGTGGTTTCGTGCTATGGGTAGAGTTGCCAACCGGCGTTGACACACTGACCCTACACACGCGCGCAACGGCCGAGCACATCAGTTTTGCACCAGGTCCCATTTTTTCACCCAGCGGGCGGTTTCAACACTGTCTGCGATTATCGTGTGGCTTTCCCGTTACCACGACCACACAACACACACTCATCCGCTTGAGCGAACTGATCGCCAACGGTTGA
- the grxD gene encoding Grx4 family monothiol glutaredoxin, protein MDIHAVIQEQVSNNSVVLYMKGTPTFPQCGFSANAAGILKACGVASYLSVNVLENPEIRQGIKEFSNWPTIPQLYVNGEFVGGSDIMRELYDSGELQQILSKI, encoded by the coding sequence ATGGATATTCACGCCGTCATTCAAGAGCAAGTCAGCAACAACTCGGTCGTGCTGTATATGAAAGGCACGCCAACTTTTCCGCAATGCGGTTTCTCGGCTAATGCGGCGGGCATCCTGAAGGCCTGTGGGGTGGCCAGCTATCTGTCAGTCAATGTATTGGAAAATCCTGAAATTCGCCAAGGTATCAAAGAGTTCTCCAATTGGCCTACCATTCCGCAACTGTATGTTAATGGCGAATTCGTTGGTGGGTCTGACATCATGCGCGAACTATATGACTCTGGCGAACTGCAACAGATTCTGTCGAAGATCTGA
- a CDS encoding SAM-dependent methyltransferase: MQQDKNDIRPGQSLELLKALHILTRDGKMNQDSRRKLKQVYHLYQFIEPLLQDVKQRHDVVRLVDHGAGKSYLGFILYDLFFKTLNDTSHIYGIETRDELVTKSRELAHHLGFPGMSFLNLSVADSITSDQLPEQIDVVTALHACNTATDDAIHFALKKQARHIVLVPCCQAEVASELRKNKAVALANPLAELWRHPIHTREFGSQATNVLRCLQLQAHGYQVTVTELVGWEHSMKNELIVAQYNKDVPRRKPAERLKMLLEELGLQSLEQRFFVD, from the coding sequence ATGCAACAAGACAAGAACGACATTCGTCCCGGTCAATCGCTTGAGCTGCTGAAAGCGCTGCATATTCTGACCCGTGACGGCAAAATGAATCAGGACAGCCGTCGCAAATTGAAACAGGTCTACCACTTGTACCAATTCATCGAACCGCTGTTACAGGATGTCAAACAGCGTCACGATGTGGTCAGGTTGGTGGATCATGGGGCGGGAAAGTCATACCTTGGTTTCATTTTGTACGATCTGTTCTTCAAGACACTAAACGACACTTCGCATATCTACGGCATCGAGACCCGTGATGAGTTGGTCACCAAATCGCGTGAGTTGGCACATCATCTGGGTTTTCCAGGGATGTCTTTTCTGAATCTGTCTGTTGCGGATTCCATTACTTCTGATCAACTGCCAGAACAGATCGATGTGGTGACCGCGTTGCATGCTTGCAACACAGCCACTGACGATGCCATTCACTTTGCGCTGAAAAAACAGGCTCGGCACATCGTGCTGGTACCGTGCTGTCAGGCCGAAGTGGCCAGCGAGTTGCGTAAGAACAAAGCTGTAGCACTGGCTAATCCACTGGCCGAGTTGTGGCGGCACCCTATCCATACCCGTGAATTCGGTAGCCAGGCCACCAATGTATTGCGTTGCTTGCAACTACAAGCTCATGGTTACCAAGTCACAGTGACTGAACTGGTAGGTTGGGAACATTCCATGAAGAATGAGTTGATCGTGGCCCAGTACAATAAGGATGTACCGCGGCGTAAACCGGCCGAACGGCTGAAGATGTTGCTGGAAGAATTGGGATTGCAATCACTGGAACAGCGGTTCTTTGTCGATTGA
- a CDS encoding aromatic amino acid transaminase has translation MFNSLPIPAADPILSVAEAFRHDTREHKLDLGIGVYRDTNGQTPVMGAVKAAAITLANEQASKSYIGPAGNPRFNQAVMNLMLGPAYDAAAWVTVQTPGASGGLRLLADLIAASQPQACVWLSNPSYVNHAPIMQAAGLRVASYPYLNENRTQLDRDGFFDTIRQLGPRDVVLLHGCCHNPSGVDLNKSDWRQLASMASAQGFIPFVDLAYQGFGEGLQEDAMGLQILAEAADQMLAVYSCSKHFGLYRERTGAALVKSADPQRLRSKLFELARRQYTMPPDHGAEIVARIMESDTLRHCWQAELVAMRHQIIHTRHLLAQALNVHGIDAGYLRQHKGMFSMLPLNDMTIDQLRHDSAIYLVAGGRINLAGLPHNRINDLAVALANNGLIG, from the coding sequence ATGTTCAACTCCTTACCCATCCCTGCTGCCGACCCCATTTTGTCAGTTGCCGAGGCCTTTCGTCACGACACCCGTGAACACAAACTGGATTTGGGCATTGGTGTGTATCGTGATACCAATGGCCAGACCCCAGTGATGGGCGCAGTAAAGGCTGCCGCCATCACCTTGGCCAACGAACAAGCCAGCAAAAGCTACATTGGTCCGGCCGGCAATCCACGCTTTAACCAAGCTGTCATGAATTTGATGCTTGGGCCAGCCTATGACGCAGCTGCCTGGGTTACGGTGCAGACCCCTGGTGCCAGTGGCGGGCTCCGCCTGTTGGCCGATTTGATCGCAGCCAGCCAGCCTCAGGCTTGCGTTTGGCTCAGCAATCCCAGCTATGTAAATCACGCTCCCATTATGCAGGCGGCCGGATTGCGCGTCGCCAGCTATCCCTATCTGAATGAAAATCGCACCCAACTCGACCGGGATGGATTTTTTGATACCATCCGCCAATTGGGACCGCGAGACGTGGTCTTGTTACATGGCTGTTGCCACAATCCAAGCGGTGTTGACTTGAACAAGAGCGACTGGCGGCAATTGGCCAGCATGGCTTCGGCACAAGGCTTTATCCCATTCGTGGATCTGGCCTATCAAGGTTTTGGAGAGGGACTACAGGAAGATGCCATGGGTTTGCAGATACTGGCAGAGGCCGCCGACCAAATGCTGGCCGTGTATTCCTGTTCAAAACATTTTGGCCTGTACCGGGAGCGCACTGGCGCTGCCCTGGTGAAATCAGCGGACCCACAACGGCTACGCAGCAAGCTGTTTGAACTGGCGCGTCGCCAGTACACCATGCCACCGGACCATGGTGCAGAAATCGTTGCCCGTATCATGGAAAGTGACACCCTGCGGCACTGCTGGCAAGCGGAACTGGTAGCCATGCGTCACCAGATCATCCATACACGTCATCTGTTGGCACAAGCCCTTAACGTACATGGGATAGACGCGGGCTATCTACGCCAACATAAAGGCATGTTCTCTATGTTGCCATTGAACGACATGACCATTGACCAATTACGGCACGATTCAGCCATCTATCTGGTAGCGGGTGGACGCATCAACCTCGCAGGCTTGCCACACAATCGTATCAATGACTTGGCTGTTGCCCTGGCCAACAATGGGTTGATCGGCTGA
- a CDS encoding transporter substrate-binding domain-containing protein, protein MKWLIVTMMAIIALPLLAYDLNNLKGSVVRICDDGAEWPPYTYYKRENKKRTNEIVGYSVEVIDIILSKYKIRYKIDLLPWKRCLSEVKQGTRYQMILNATSNPERLQQYHLSIPYFRTHYYYFYSKNYFPDGLDVKAQSDLNKYAIGGVQGYSYSNLSEIDKESMIRTHNYVTLVNMLHRGRVQVFAEDIEILAGLTQIGVYDFMGDPALGRAPLPGVADNTFHMMFTKQELIGEMLKYVVDQEIVNMEKSGELSSIIKKYMK, encoded by the coding sequence ATGAAGTGGCTGATCGTTACCATGATGGCAATCATTGCTCTACCTTTGCTTGCTTATGATTTAAATAATCTAAAAGGATCAGTAGTCAGGATTTGTGATGATGGAGCAGAGTGGCCGCCTTATACTTATTACAAGCGCGAAAATAAGAAGAGAACAAACGAAATAGTGGGTTATTCGGTAGAGGTGATTGATATTATTCTTTCAAAATATAAGATACGTTATAAGATTGACCTTCTACCTTGGAAGCGTTGTCTTTCTGAGGTTAAGCAAGGTACGCGATATCAGATGATACTGAACGCAACGAGTAATCCTGAGCGGTTGCAGCAATATCATTTATCAATACCTTACTTCCGAACACATTACTATTACTTTTACTCAAAGAACTACTTTCCTGATGGATTGGATGTAAAAGCTCAATCAGATCTAAATAAATATGCCATAGGTGGCGTTCAAGGTTATTCTTATTCAAATTTGAGTGAAATTGACAAAGAGTCAATGATCCGGACTCATAACTATGTAACCTTGGTCAATATGTTGCATCGTGGCCGTGTCCAGGTTTTTGCAGAGGATATTGAGATCCTGGCAGGGCTGACTCAGATTGGTGTCTATGACTTCATGGGCGACCCTGCATTAGGGCGTGCACCTCTACCTGGTGTGGCAGATAACACATTTCACATGATGTTCACCAAGCAAGAGTTGATAGGTGAAATGTTGAAGTATGTTGTTGACCAAGAGATTGTTAATATGGAAAAATCTGGTGAATTATCTTCAATAATTAAGAAATATATGAAATAG
- a CDS encoding Lrp/AsnC family transcriptional regulator, giving the protein MDRIDRQLLTLLQADGRLTVAELADKVALSASPCARRLKRLEDSGIISGYRAVLNRNRLQLATTVFVNVRLMHHREDAVRLFEEAVLHMEEVISCHVVSGAFDYLLEVVVRDLPDYEKLVRKLQMLSMVQDITSNFAIRTVKSGAPLPLSFVSQT; this is encoded by the coding sequence ATGGATCGTATAGACCGGCAATTGCTGACGTTGCTGCAGGCCGATGGTCGGCTGACCGTGGCAGAACTGGCTGACAAGGTGGCGTTGTCAGCTTCCCCGTGTGCGCGACGGCTGAAGCGCCTGGAAGACAGCGGCATCATCAGCGGTTACCGTGCGGTGCTGAATCGCAACCGCTTGCAATTGGCGACGACGGTATTTGTGAACGTACGCCTGATGCACCATCGGGAAGACGCTGTACGATTGTTTGAAGAAGCGGTGCTACACATGGAGGAGGTCATCAGCTGCCATGTGGTCTCTGGCGCATTCGACTATTTATTGGAAGTGGTGGTGCGGGACCTGCCCGATTATGAGAAGCTGGTACGCAAGTTGCAAATGCTCTCGATGGTGCAGGATATCACCAGCAATTTCGCGATTCGCACCGTCAAAAGTGGAGCCCCCTTGCCATTGTCGTTTGTCAGTCAAACCTGA